Proteins encoded within one genomic window of Ammonifex degensii KC4:
- a CDS encoding aldehyde ferredoxin oxidoreductase family protein: MGKIVRVDMTAKKVIVEEVPEKYQLLGGRALTSQIVHDEVPPTCHPLGPYNKLVIAPGLLSGTPAPSSGRLSVGGKSPLTGGIKEANAGGISSQELANLGIKAIVVEGRPREEGWYLLWLSPEGAELLPADDLAGKGTYEVTKICRQRFGDKVGVITIGPAGEMMLAAAGVTNNDPEGNSSRYAGRGGLGAVMGSKRLKAIVVDSPSIFDAPLKDPDRFKAAARRFADILHQHPVTGQGLPAYGTNVLMNIINEAGTLPTRNFRFGRFDKAAEVSGEKLAEVAVARGGLATHACHPGCVMRCSNVYPLPDGKVCAPIEYETAWAFGPNLEIGSLDIIGELNYLCNDLGLDTIETGVTLGVLMEAGVIPFGDGEAAIRLLKEVYQGTPMGRIVSSGAAAAGRIFGVTRVPAVKGQGLPAYDPRACKGNGVTYATSPMGADHTAGYAVTANILKVGGYVDPLKPEGQVDLSRNLQIATAFIDSTGLCLFVAFAVLDNPEGLPTILEMINAQYGTSLTAEDAMEMGKNILRAEREFNLRAGFTRADDRLPEFFTYEPLPPHNTVFDVPGEELDQVFNF, encoded by the coding sequence ATGGGAAAGATTGTCCGCGTAGACATGACAGCGAAGAAGGTAATCGTAGAAGAGGTGCCGGAAAAGTACCAGCTTCTGGGCGGACGCGCTCTCACCTCCCAGATCGTGCACGACGAAGTTCCCCCCACCTGTCATCCCCTAGGTCCCTACAACAAGCTGGTAATTGCTCCTGGGCTTCTTTCCGGCACTCCGGCTCCTTCTTCGGGGCGCCTTTCCGTGGGCGGTAAAAGCCCGCTGACGGGAGGGATTAAGGAAGCCAACGCCGGCGGTATTTCCTCGCAGGAGCTGGCCAACCTGGGGATCAAGGCGATAGTGGTGGAGGGGCGCCCTCGAGAGGAGGGCTGGTATCTTCTGTGGCTGTCGCCTGAAGGGGCGGAGCTCCTTCCTGCCGACGACCTGGCGGGGAAGGGCACCTATGAGGTGACCAAAATCTGCCGCCAGCGCTTCGGGGACAAGGTAGGGGTGATCACCATAGGGCCCGCCGGTGAGATGATGCTGGCTGCTGCCGGGGTCACCAACAACGACCCCGAGGGCAACAGCAGTCGCTACGCCGGGCGCGGCGGGTTAGGAGCGGTCATGGGTTCCAAGCGGCTTAAGGCCATTGTGGTGGACAGCCCCTCCATCTTCGATGCGCCGCTTAAGGATCCGGACCGTTTCAAGGCAGCAGCTCGGCGTTTCGCCGATATCCTCCACCAGCACCCGGTTACCGGCCAGGGTTTGCCCGCCTACGGCACCAACGTTCTGATGAATATCATCAACGAAGCTGGGACCCTTCCCACCCGCAACTTCCGCTTTGGACGGTTCGATAAGGCTGCTGAGGTGAGCGGGGAAAAGCTGGCCGAGGTGGCAGTGGCACGTGGAGGCTTAGCCACGCATGCCTGCCATCCGGGGTGCGTGATGCGCTGCTCCAACGTCTACCCCTTGCCCGACGGTAAGGTGTGCGCCCCTATAGAGTACGAGACCGCCTGGGCTTTCGGTCCCAACTTGGAAATAGGAAGTCTCGATATCATCGGCGAACTCAATTACCTTTGCAACGATCTGGGGCTCGACACCATCGAGACGGGAGTAACGCTGGGGGTGCTGATGGAGGCGGGGGTGATCCCCTTCGGCGACGGCGAAGCGGCGATCCGGCTCCTCAAGGAAGTCTATCAGGGCACTCCCATGGGCCGGATAGTGAGCAGCGGGGCGGCGGCCGCGGGCCGGATTTTCGGTGTTACGCGGGTGCCGGCGGTCAAAGGGCAGGGCCTGCCCGCCTACGATCCCCGGGCCTGCAAGGGTAACGGGGTTACCTACGCTACCTCTCCCATGGGAGCCGACCACACCGCCGGTTACGCCGTGACGGCTAACATCCTGAAAGTGGGCGGCTACGTCGATCCCTTGAAGCCGGAGGGCCAGGTGGATCTCTCCCGCAATCTGCAGATAGCCACCGCCTTTATCGACAGCACCGGCCTCTGCCTCTTCGTGGCCTTCGCCGTGCTGGACAACCCCGAAGGGTTGCCTACCATCCTGGAGATGATCAACGCCCAGTACGGCACCTCCCTCACCGCGGAAGACGCCATGGAGATGGGTAAAAACATACTCAGGGCGGAGCGGGAGTTCAACCTGCGGGCTGGCTTCACCCGCGCTGACGACCGGCTGCCGGAGTTCTTCACCTACGAGCCGCTGCCTCCTCACAACACGGTGTTCGACGTACCGGGGGAGGAGCTCGACCAGGTGTTCAACTTCTAG
- a CDS encoding response regulator gives MPLVLVVDDEEHIQKLLHFTLSKEGFQVLVAADGPQALEMARQHRPDVIILDLMLPALDGFTVCELLRRDPSLKEIPVIVLSARGTEEDKVRGLDIGADDYVTKPFSPRELAARVKAQLRRRQSQAEREKLVYGPLVIDRERYAVAWKEHWQYLAPKEFELLYFLATHPGRVFSREQLLDQIWGYDYLGGPRTVDVHVRYIRQKLEQMPGAPQLIETVRGVGYRFREPAQW, from the coding sequence TTGCCGCTGGTGCTGGTAGTTGACGACGAGGAGCACATCCAAAAACTTTTGCACTTCACCCTATCCAAGGAGGGCTTTCAAGTTCTGGTAGCCGCTGACGGTCCGCAGGCTTTGGAGATGGCCAGGCAGCACCGGCCGGACGTCATCATCCTCGATCTCATGCTGCCGGCCCTCGACGGGTTTACAGTTTGCGAACTTTTGCGCCGAGATCCCAGCTTGAAAGAGATACCCGTAATTGTACTTAGTGCGCGGGGAACGGAGGAGGACAAGGTGCGGGGCTTGGATATCGGCGCTGACGATTATGTCACCAAGCCGTTTAGTCCCCGCGAACTGGCGGCGCGGGTGAAGGCCCAGCTGAGAAGACGTCAGAGCCAAGCTGAGCGGGAAAAGCTGGTGTACGGCCCGCTGGTGATCGACCGGGAGCGCTACGCCGTGGCCTGGAAAGAACACTGGCAGTACCTCGCCCCGAAAGAGTTTGAGCTCTTGTACTTCTTGGCCACCCATCCTGGAAGGGTTTTCAGCCGGGAACAATTGCTAGATCAGATTTGGGGTTACGATTACCTGGGAGGACCTCGCACCGTGGACGTACACGTGCGCTATATCCGGCAGAAACTGGAGCAGATGCCGGGCGCACCGCAGCTCATAGAAACCGTCCGAGGAGTCGGATACCGCTTCCGGGAGCCAGCCCAATGGTAG
- the pgeF gene encoding peptidoglycan editing factor PgeF — MHSHGEIITVKSPRLHFPWLLHAFTTRQGGVSEGPFTSLNLSLSTGDNPEKVRCNWERLAQALGFSREEAARGEQVHGTKVAVVNFPGEVFPATDGLLTAVPGIPLVALFADCVPIFLLDKARRVAGIVHAGWRGTARKIVLEALALMQRSFSSNLNDCLVVLGPAIGPCCYLVGEEVAEQFASWKGKVLVREGDKWRLDLREANRQLVLEAGVPQANVEVLPFCTSCHPELFFSHRRDRGKTGRMAGIVMLR, encoded by the coding sequence TTGCACAGCCACGGGGAGATCATAACAGTAAAATCTCCCAGGCTTCACTTTCCCTGGCTTCTGCACGCCTTTACCACCCGTCAGGGTGGGGTAAGTGAAGGTCCTTTTACTTCGCTCAATTTGAGCCTAAGCACGGGAGACAATCCCGAGAAGGTCAGGTGCAACTGGGAGAGGCTGGCCCAAGCTTTAGGTTTCTCCCGGGAAGAAGCAGCGCGGGGAGAGCAGGTTCACGGTACGAAAGTCGCCGTGGTGAACTTTCCCGGTGAAGTCTTTCCGGCCACCGACGGCCTCTTGACGGCGGTACCAGGGATCCCGCTGGTGGCTCTCTTTGCCGACTGCGTTCCCATTTTCCTGTTGGACAAGGCGAGAAGGGTAGCAGGTATCGTGCATGCGGGGTGGCGGGGCACGGCTCGAAAGATAGTGCTCGAGGCGTTGGCCCTCATGCAGAGAAGCTTCTCCTCCAATTTAAACGACTGCCTGGTAGTGCTGGGACCGGCCATAGGCCCCTGTTGCTATCTAGTCGGGGAAGAGGTGGCGGAGCAGTTCGCTTCTTGGAAAGGGAAAGTGCTTGTGCGGGAAGGAGATAAGTGGCGGCTTGACCTGCGGGAGGCCAACCGCCAACTCGTACTGGAAGCGGGAGTACCCCAGGCCAACGTAGAGGTCCTGCCCTTCTGTACCTCCTGCCATCCTGAGCTTTTCTTCTCCCACCGTCGCGATAGAGGCAAGACCGGGCGTATGGCAGGGATAGTCATGCTCAGGTAA
- the pstB gene encoding phosphate ABC transporter ATP-binding protein PstB: MTVKIKVENLNFYYGDVQALKNINIDIEANKITALIGPSGCGKTTFLRVLNRLCDLVEGARVEGKVLLDGQDIFAPDVDVVALRKRVGMVFQRPNPFPMSIYDNVAFGPRIHGIKDKRRLDEIVEASLRGAALWDEVCDRLHRSALSLSGGQQQRLCIARLLAVEPEVLLMDEPTSALDPISTMKIEELLQQLKKRYTIVIVTHNMQQAARVSDVTAFFLSGELIEYNETGIIFTRPRDRRTEDYITGRFG; encoded by the coding sequence ATGACGGTAAAGATCAAGGTGGAAAACCTCAACTTCTACTACGGAGATGTCCAGGCTTTAAAAAACATAAACATAGACATAGAGGCTAACAAGATAACCGCTCTCATCGGTCCTTCTGGCTGCGGCAAGACCACCTTTCTGCGTGTCCTCAACCGGCTCTGCGATCTGGTAGAAGGGGCACGGGTGGAAGGCAAGGTCCTGCTCGACGGCCAGGACATCTTCGCCCCCGATGTTGACGTGGTAGCCTTGCGTAAAAGGGTGGGCATGGTCTTCCAGCGGCCTAATCCCTTTCCTATGTCCATCTACGATAACGTGGCTTTTGGCCCCCGCATTCACGGGATAAAAGACAAGCGGCGCCTGGATGAAATAGTGGAGGCAAGCCTCAGGGGAGCGGCTTTGTGGGACGAGGTATGTGACCGTCTTCACCGTTCAGCCTTGAGCCTCTCGGGTGGTCAGCAGCAGCGACTGTGCATTGCCCGGCTGCTAGCGGTGGAGCCGGAAGTCCTGCTAATGGATGAGCCCACTTCGGCCTTGGACCCCATCTCCACCATGAAGATAGAGGAGCTGCTCCAGCAGCTGAAGAAACGTTATACCATCGTCATAGTCACGCATAACATGCAACAGGCGGCGCGGGTATCCGACGTTACGGCCTTCTTCCTCTCCGGGGAACTCATCGAGTACAACGAGACGGGCATAATCTTCACCCGCCCCCGCGATCGCCGCACAGAGGACTATATCACCGGTCGGTTTGGTTAA
- a CDS encoding sensor histidine kinase, with translation MVAKRFYWWTTFFLFLALAGYLGAVGAGNGFSSASFFWGVGLVGLFVLILAISRRPTPPAALDTNLSSHQLRLQLAELIREKEQLEAILSGLDEAVLALDQEGRVLLANRAVKELFDIAPEEARGKAVLEVVRDHRLEELVGRVRDTGTPTEQELTFLSPQPRIFVVRASPLPPDKVVVVLREVTRERRLERMRREFVANVSHELRTPLTAIKGFVEALEDGALEDRETAQEFLQIIASETERLIHLVEDLLKLSRLENRQTFLRRQEVNLNELIHNIALVWRRRAEEKGLAFEVDLPPGLPLVLGDPELLTQVFVNLIDNALKYTPVGRVRIRGEYQSGWVRIEVEDTGIGIPQDCLPRVFERFFRVDRARSRASGGTGLGLSIVKHIVELHGGKVGVESELGKGSRFWVYLPSPQP, from the coding sequence ATGGTAGCCAAGCGCTTTTACTGGTGGACAACCTTTTTTCTCTTTTTAGCCCTGGCTGGTTACCTAGGGGCGGTAGGGGCGGGGAATGGATTTTCTTCGGCTTCTTTCTTCTGGGGCGTGGGGCTGGTAGGACTCTTTGTCCTCATCCTGGCTATCTCCCGCCGGCCGACTCCTCCCGCGGCCTTGGATACAAACCTTTCCTCCCACCAGTTGCGCTTGCAGTTAGCCGAACTGATCCGCGAAAAGGAGCAACTGGAGGCCATCTTGTCCGGCCTTGACGAGGCGGTTCTGGCTCTTGATCAGGAGGGGAGGGTTTTGCTGGCCAACCGGGCGGTCAAGGAACTCTTCGACATAGCACCGGAGGAAGCCCGAGGAAAGGCGGTTCTGGAAGTGGTGCGAGACCACCGTCTGGAAGAATTGGTGGGCAGGGTGAGGGACACGGGAACGCCGACCGAGCAAGAACTTACCTTCCTTTCCCCGCAGCCCCGCATCTTTGTGGTCAGGGCCTCCCCCTTACCGCCAGACAAAGTGGTAGTGGTTTTGCGCGAGGTTACCCGTGAGCGGCGCTTAGAGCGGATGCGGCGCGAGTTTGTGGCCAACGTCTCGCACGAACTAAGAACCCCGCTTACGGCCATAAAAGGCTTCGTGGAGGCCTTAGAGGATGGCGCTTTAGAAGATCGAGAGACGGCGCAAGAATTTTTACAAATCATCGCCTCCGAAACCGAGAGACTCATCCACCTGGTGGAGGATCTGCTCAAGCTCTCTCGCCTGGAGAACCGGCAAACCTTTCTACGGCGGCAGGAGGTAAACCTGAACGAGCTTATACACAATATCGCTCTGGTCTGGCGCAGGCGGGCGGAGGAAAAGGGGTTGGCCTTCGAAGTCGATCTTCCTCCTGGCTTGCCGCTGGTGTTGGGAGACCCGGAGCTTTTGACCCAGGTCTTTGTCAATCTCATAGACAATGCGCTAAAATATACTCCGGTGGGCAGGGTACGGATACGGGGAGAATACCAGTCCGGCTGGGTGCGCATCGAAGTGGAGGATACAGGTATAGGGATCCCGCAGGACTGCCTGCCGCGGGTGTTCGAACGTTTTTTCCGGGTTGACCGAGCCCGTTCACGGGCTTCCGGAGGGACGGGGTTGGGGCTTTCTATTGTCAAGCATATCGTGGAACTACACGGAGGGAAAGTGGGAGTAGAAAGCGAACTCGGCAAGGGGAGCCGTTTCTGGGTTTACCTACCATCACCTCAACCCTGA
- a CDS encoding HesA/MoeB/ThiF family protein yields the protein MEKERYIRQITLPGVGIEGQEKLSRARVLVVGAGGLAAPVAYYLAAAGVGTLGLVDDDVVKLSNLHRQILYRTEDLGQPKVEVARRTLEALNPEVKVKVWRERLTEENAFSLVEEFDAVVDATDNFPTRALLNRACVARRRLLVHGGVRNFAGEVMTILPGAGPCLACLFPLDREPVPGQTEGSSILGPVPGVIGTLQAVEVLKYLLNLGELLVGRLVVYDALSATFHEVQVTRNPSCPVCSKL from the coding sequence TTGGAAAAGGAACGTTATATCCGGCAGATAACCCTCCCCGGCGTAGGCATCGAGGGACAAGAAAAGCTTTCCCGGGCTCGCGTCCTCGTAGTAGGAGCTGGAGGGTTGGCTGCGCCGGTAGCTTATTACTTGGCGGCGGCCGGGGTAGGTACCTTGGGACTGGTAGACGACGATGTGGTAAAGCTTTCCAACCTGCACCGTCAGATTCTCTACCGCACGGAAGATCTAGGGCAACCGAAGGTAGAAGTGGCGCGTCGGACCCTCGAAGCCTTGAATCCAGAAGTGAAAGTAAAGGTCTGGCGCGAGCGCCTCACGGAGGAAAATGCCTTTTCCTTGGTGGAGGAGTTCGACGCGGTGGTGGACGCTACCGACAATTTCCCCACGCGAGCCCTTTTGAACCGGGCCTGTGTGGCCCGGCGCCGGCTCTTGGTACACGGTGGCGTGCGGAACTTCGCCGGGGAAGTCATGACTATCCTTCCCGGCGCCGGACCCTGTTTAGCTTGCCTTTTTCCTTTGGACCGGGAACCGGTTCCCGGCCAGACGGAGGGTAGTAGCATATTGGGCCCGGTGCCCGGGGTGATAGGGACCTTGCAGGCGGTGGAGGTACTTAAGTACCTGCTGAATCTGGGCGAGCTCCTGGTGGGGCGCCTCGTGGTTTACGATGCCCTCTCGGCCACCTTCCATGAAGTGCAGGTAACCCGTAACCCTTCCTGTCCCGTCTGTTCCAAGCTTTAA
- a CDS encoding MoaD/ThiS family protein, which produces MALRVEVRLFGGLEKYKGGVRFGESFPVDLPEGGRVAELLAHLGIPPSQVFSVLVNGRHVFLETPLREGDRVALFPPLGGG; this is translated from the coding sequence ATGGCCTTGCGCGTGGAGGTACGCCTTTTCGGCGGACTAGAGAAATATAAAGGCGGCGTTCGCTTTGGCGAAAGCTTTCCGGTGGACCTGCCGGAGGGGGGTCGGGTGGCCGAGTTGCTGGCCCACCTGGGAATTCCCCCCTCCCAGGTCTTTTCGGTCCTCGTGAATGGGCGTCACGTTTTCTTGGAGACCCCTCTGCGGGAAGGGGATCGGGTAGCTCTTTTCCCGCCGCTGGGAGGAGGATAG
- the phoU gene encoding phosphate signaling complex protein PhoU has protein sequence MTTQRFFEKELTALVNDILRLGSLVEEAVFNATQSFINQDEALAKQVIANDDRIDALTDEIENHCIRLIATLQPTARDLRVIVTGLKIILNLERMGDHASDIARAALNVCEVPRLSPSISEAIVRIAQLVQQMLKDSLDAYARGDVSRARSLSSADDEVDHLYNRIFRTIVENMEENPANIRCGVYFLLVALRLERIADRATNIGEDVIYLVTGEWEALN, from the coding sequence TTGACCACCCAGAGATTTTTTGAGAAAGAACTAACGGCCTTGGTAAACGACATTCTGCGCTTGGGCAGCTTGGTAGAAGAGGCCGTTTTTAACGCCACACAATCCTTTATTAACCAGGACGAGGCGCTGGCCAAGCAGGTAATCGCCAACGACGATCGCATAGACGCCTTGACCGACGAGATCGAAAACCACTGCATCCGCCTTATAGCCACCCTGCAGCCTACTGCTCGTGACCTGCGGGTGATCGTCACAGGACTTAAGATTATTCTTAACCTGGAAAGGATGGGCGACCACGCCTCGGACATTGCCCGGGCGGCTTTAAACGTTTGCGAAGTGCCCCGGCTTTCTCCCAGCATCTCGGAGGCCATTGTGCGGATAGCTCAACTCGTTCAGCAGATGTTGAAGGATAGCCTGGATGCCTACGCCCGGGGTGACGTGAGCCGAGCTCGTTCCCTCTCCTCGGCGGACGACGAAGTGGACCACCTGTACAACCGGATCTTCCGGACCATCGTCGAGAACATGGAAGAGAACCCGGCCAACATTCGCTGCGGCGTTTATTTTTTGCTGGTGGCCTTGCGTCTGGAGCGCATAGCTGACCGCGCCACCAACATCGGCGAAGATGTGATCTACCTGGTTACGGGGGAATGGGAGGCCCTAAATTAA
- a CDS encoding histone deacetylase family protein translates to MAARLGLVFFPAFDWAISPTHPEREERLLYTKDQLFEEGVLDLPGVVEYRARPASFKDVARVHFCVPQVKSLAGEAHLVAAGSAIHLAEAWRRGEIKRGFALVRPPGHHARRVVHGNRGFCNINNEAIMIEYLRRHYGVRRIAIVDTDVHHGDGTQDIYYHDPEVLFISLHQDGRTLYPGTGSVNELGGPGAFGYTLNVPLPPRTNDEGILYVMEELVLPVLADFQPELIVNSAGQDNHYSDPLADMCFTAQGYAQLNALLKPDLCVLEGGYSIEGALPYVNLAIILALAGYDYSRVREPDYDPSAFPLTPAHREYIRSLVRELKRIWQNREELAWQNRPTGDFAEFRRRVFYDTDGIEEFQEEKVRLCPRCPGYQEISSYGLYPDGRRLEVLALSLPLQACEECQREAREAYSHHKEKRTSKYAVIYLQDRPADRYYHYYPATDREEVL, encoded by the coding sequence ATGGCGGCACGTTTGGGACTGGTCTTCTTTCCCGCTTTCGACTGGGCCATCTCCCCTACCCACCCGGAGAGGGAAGAAAGGCTCCTTTACACCAAGGACCAGCTCTTCGAAGAGGGAGTACTGGACCTTCCCGGGGTGGTGGAGTATCGCGCTCGCCCGGCTTCTTTTAAGGACGTGGCCCGCGTACACTTCTGTGTGCCCCAAGTAAAGAGCCTGGCAGGAGAAGCACACCTGGTGGCGGCGGGTAGCGCGATTCACTTGGCAGAAGCCTGGCGGCGAGGAGAAATAAAGCGGGGTTTTGCCCTGGTTCGCCCGCCGGGACACCATGCCCGGAGGGTAGTGCACGGCAACCGAGGCTTCTGCAACATCAACAACGAGGCCATTATGATAGAGTATCTGCGCCGCCACTACGGAGTTAGGAGAATAGCCATCGTGGACACCGACGTGCACCACGGCGACGGCACCCAGGACATTTATTATCACGACCCGGAAGTACTCTTTATCTCCCTACACCAGGACGGGCGAACCCTCTACCCGGGAACAGGCAGCGTGAACGAACTGGGCGGGCCGGGGGCCTTCGGCTACACCTTAAACGTTCCCCTGCCGCCCCGCACCAACGATGAGGGTATCCTCTATGTCATGGAAGAGCTGGTATTACCCGTGCTGGCTGACTTCCAGCCCGAGCTTATAGTGAACTCCGCCGGACAGGACAACCACTACTCCGATCCTCTAGCCGACATGTGCTTCACTGCCCAGGGGTACGCGCAGCTCAACGCCCTTTTAAAGCCCGACCTTTGCGTGCTCGAAGGGGGCTACTCCATCGAAGGAGCCCTGCCCTACGTCAACCTGGCCATAATACTTGCCCTAGCAGGGTACGACTACAGCCGGGTAAGGGAGCCCGACTACGATCCTTCGGCCTTTCCCCTCACTCCGGCTCACCGCGAGTATATCCGCTCCTTGGTACGGGAACTGAAGCGTATCTGGCAAAACCGGGAAGAGTTGGCCTGGCAGAACCGGCCTACGGGAGATTTTGCCGAGTTTCGTCGCCGAGTCTTCTACGACACGGACGGGATCGAAGAGTTCCAGGAAGAAAAAGTACGCCTCTGCCCTCGCTGCCCCGGCTATCAGGAGATAAGCTCCTACGGGCTTTACCCCGACGGCCGCCGCCTGGAGGTGCTGGCCTTAAGCCTCCCCTTGCAGGCCTGCGAGGAATGCCAGCGGGAGGCCAGGGAGGCCTACTCTCACCACAAGGAAAAGCGCACCTCTAAATACGCAGTAATCTACCTCCAGGACAGGCCCGCCGACCGCTACTACCACTACTACCCGGCTACTGACCGAGAGGAAGTACTTTAA